In one window of Solanum pennellii chromosome 2, SPENNV200 DNA:
- the LOC107008683 gene encoding protein SMG9-like, with the protein MAGSGGNLSSNQSSVSHQAPKILLAKPGLVSAGKFNRGGPDDDPAAHRPRLPSVGSLNLLSDTWDFHTDRFLPFLTDNTDFTVVGVIGPPGVGKSTIMNEIYGFDASLPGTLPPFAIETEETRAMAKHCTVGIEPRVSSERIILLDTQPVFSPSVLAEMIRPDGSSTIPIISGESLSAELAHELLSIQLGVLLASICHIILVVSDGVHDASMWQLMSTVDLLKHGIPDPSSLTLSHRQSSEKENRDRILDSGGEYMADPVFVHTKLCTEDLAPCNLVQLKKALTQFFCSSSFVRSENHNTAKESQVSAVSSNIQCAGRESEFLKLFLIPSRNKDDPLKPQYESHISALWNLRDQVLSKRGPSFSRTVSERDWVKNSAKIWEIIRNSSIIVDYCRTLQSSGMFRR; encoded by the coding sequence ATGGCAGGCAGTGGTGGAAATCTTAGTTCCAATCAGTCATCTGTGTCTCATCAAGCTCCCAAAATCCTATTAGCCAAACCTGGACTTGTTTCCGCCGGTAAGTTCAACCGTGGTGGACCTGACGATGATCCAGCAGCTCACCGCCCACGTCTTCCTTCTGTTGGATCTCTTAATCTTCTCTCTGACACCTGGGATTTCCACACGGATCGTTTTCTCCCGTTTCTAACGGATAATACGGACTTTACAGTAGTGGGTGTGATTGGCCCTCCCGGGGTTGGGAAATCGACGATAATGAACGAAATTTATGGTTTTGATGCTAGCTTGCCTGGAACTCTTCCTCCTTTTGCCATAGAAACAGAAGAAACAAGGGCTATGGCGAAACATTGTACGGTTGGCATTGAACCACGGGTTTCATCTGAACGGATTATACTGCTTGATACACAGCCTGTTTTTAGCCCCTCGGTTTTGGCTGAAATGATTAGACCAGATGGCTCATCCACCATACCGATAATAAGCGGTGAATCTTTATCAGCTGAGCTAGCTCATGAACTGTTGAGCATCCAGCTTGGTGTTCTTCTTGCATCCATTTGTCACATTATATTGGTGGTATCAGATGGAGTCCATGATGCTAGCATGTGGCAACTCATGTCAACGGTTGATTTGCTAAAGCATGGGATACCTGATCCATCATCTTTAACCCTTTCTCATCGTCAAAGCTCTGAGAAAGAAAACAGAGACAGAATTCTAGATAGTGGAGGAGAGTACATGGCTGATCCAGTTTTTGTGCATACAAAGCTATGCACTGAAGATCTAGCACCATGTAATCTTGTTCAACTGAAGAAGGCACTCACACAATTCTTTTGCTCGTCATCCTTTGTGAGATCTGAAAACCACAACACTGCCAAAGAGAGTCAAGTTTCTGCTGTTTCTTCCAACATTCAATGTGCTGGTCGAGAAtctgaatttttgaaattatttcttATTCCATCCAGAAATAAGGATGATCCCTTGAAGCCACAGTATGAAAGCCACATTTCAGCATTATGGAATTTGCGGGATCAGGTTTTGTCAAAGAGAGGTCCGTCTTTCTCAAGGACTGTGTCTGAGCGTGATTGGGTAAAAAATTCTGCCAAGATATGGGAAATTATTAGGAATTCTTCCATTATTGTGGACTATTGCAGAACTCTTCAAAGTTCAGGCATGTTTAGGAGGTAA
- the LOC107009342 gene encoding uncharacterized protein LOC107009342 isoform X2 — translation MADWGPVVIAVVLFVLLSPGLLFQLPGNNRAVEFANFQTSGLSIFIHTILFFGLITIFLIAIGVHIYTGKFK, via the exons ATGGCTGATTGGGGACCCGTTGTAATAGCAGTGGTTCTGTTTGTGCTATTGAGCCCCGGGCTTCTATTTCAACTCCCAGGAAATAATCGGGCAGTAGAATTTGCAAACTTTCAGACAAGTGGACTCTCTATTTTCATACATACCATTCTCTTCTTTGGCCTCATTACCATCTTCCTTATTGCCATTGGTGTCCATATTTACACCG GTAAGTTCAAGTGA
- the LOC107010766 gene encoding probable WRKY transcription factor 45, protein MDINDVVVGSVSEMMQNDHRNLLSVKNKKIKKPRFAFQTKSQVDILDDGYRWRKYGQKAVKNNNYPRSYYRCTHEGCNVKKQVQRLSKDETVVVTTYEGMHTHPIQKPSDNFEQILHQMHIFPNPPCHLIN, encoded by the exons ATGGATATTAATGATGTGGTTGTTGGTTCTGTATCCGAGATGATGCAAAATGATCATCGTAATTTGTTATCGGttaagaataagaaaattaagaagCCCAGATTTGCTTTTCAAACTAAAAGTCAGGTTGATATACTTGATGATGGCTATCGATGGAGAAAATATGGACAAAAGGCTGTCAAGAACAACAATTACCCAAG AAGCTACTACAGATGTACTCATGAAGGATGCAATGTGAAGAAGCAAGTACAGCGCCTTTCCAAAGATGAAACAGTTGTAGTGACTACTTACGAAGGAATGCATACTCATCCTATTCAAAAGCCCAGTGATAATTTTGAACAAATCCTCCATCAGATGCATATTTTTCCTAATCCTCCatgccatttaattaattaa
- the LOC114076043 gene encoding uncharacterized protein LOC114076043 — protein sequence MSNSLPQSSSVTFVKFAIGSRKSQLLPLSLIGAHSIQFISRSSDHKLLKGNGKGKAKGDTKEGHPQGGQAVDVTCVEIHIRSSAISHLMFGILVRYRFVALM from the exons ATGTCAAACAGTCTGCCTCAATCTTCAAGCGTAACGTTCGTCAAATTCGCCATTGGCTCGAGGAAGAGTCAGCTTCTGCCGCTAA GTCTTATTGGAGCTCACAGCATACAGTTTATAAGTCGATCATCTGATCATAAGCTACTCAAG GGAAATGGAAAAGGCAAAGCCAAAGGAGATACCAAAGAAGGACATCCCCAAGGAGGACAAGCAGTAGACGTGACTTGTGTTGAAATTCATATCAGAAGCTCTGCAATTTCCCACCTAATGTTTGGCATTTTGGTCCGCTATCGTTTTGTAGCCCTCATGTAG
- the LOC107009342 gene encoding uncharacterized protein LOC107009342 isoform X1 — MADWGPVVIAVVLFVLLSPGLLFQLPGNNRAVEFANFQTSGLSIFIHTILFFGLITIFLIAIGVHIYTANSLTGKFK, encoded by the exons ATGGCTGATTGGGGACCCGTTGTAATAGCAGTGGTTCTGTTTGTGCTATTGAGCCCCGGGCTTCTATTTCAACTCCCAGGAAATAATCGGGCAGTAGAATTTGCAAACTTTCAGACAAGTGGACTCTCTATTTTCATACATACCATTCTCTTCTTTGGCCTCATTACCATCTTCCTTATTGCCATTGGTGTCCATATTTACACCG CTAATTCATTAACAGGTAAGTTCAAGTGA